The Apibacter raozihei genome contains a region encoding:
- a CDS encoding rhodanese-like domain-containing protein, translating to MKYIFLTLVSLLGIFMSGQTNDQLLDPKEFAEKFNDPNIVILDVRTPKEFVTGHIENAIDVDYRNEDFKEQIKKLDPDKTYLVYCRTGIRSASAIDSLKSLGFKNLYDLKGGITAWNQLSMPTTGGQPDKISSEEYNKIISSDAIVLIDFYAPWCGPCLKMEPMFKRLSEQYKDRLTIVKINADENKVLAKPYIERGFPLLIAYKDKSIQWERAGLLDEAELINLINELIH from the coding sequence ATGAAATATATTTTTTTAACACTAGTATCTTTATTGGGAATTTTCATGTCTGGACAAACCAACGACCAATTATTGGATCCTAAAGAATTTGCAGAAAAATTCAATGATCCTAATATTGTAATTTTAGATGTCAGAACTCCTAAAGAATTTGTTACCGGTCATATTGAAAATGCTATTGACGTTGATTACAGGAATGAAGATTTTAAGGAACAGATTAAAAAGCTTGATCCGGATAAAACTTATCTTGTTTATTGTCGTACCGGAATACGTAGTGCTTCAGCAATAGATTCTTTAAAATCACTGGGATTTAAAAATTTATATGATTTGAAAGGAGGTATAACAGCTTGGAACCAACTAAGTATGCCAACTACAGGAGGACAGCCAGATAAAATATCTTCCGAAGAATACAACAAAATAATTTCATCAGATGCAATTGTCCTTATAGATTTTTATGCGCCTTGGTGTGGTCCTTGTTTAAAAATGGAGCCTATGTTTAAAAGACTTTCCGAACAATATAAAGACCGTCTGACTATTGTAAAAATTAATGCCGATGAAAACAAAGTTTTAGCTAAACCTTATATTGAGAGAGGCTTTCCATTACTTATTGCTTATAAAGATAAGTCCATACAATGGGAACGTGCAGGATTACTGGATGAAGCAGAACTTATAAATTTAATTAATGAATTAATACACTAA
- a CDS encoding TonB-dependent receptor gives MKRNLLSVKTAGIILFSSISSLISAQTIIKGKVQDEKQSGIAEVRISVSGIDNLDTYTDENGEYNLTLPKGNYTLTAITVDNDETSQKIIVDNEPSKNVNFIINTHQIDNIIVIGTRSKPRTLLDSPTPVDIIDIKKVADNGAQVNVNQILNYVAPSFTSTPQSLGGGTDMTDPASLRGLGPDQVLVLVNGKRRYNSALLNVNGTFGKGTVGTDLNSIPVSAIERIEILRDAAAAQYGSDAVAGVINIVLKKSINKLSASVTAGQYLSKNDAQGKTSHDGENIQVGLNYGIPLGNDGGYINFSASYDQRNPTDRGGIYNGSIYKDYSSGTAIDKTDEFLESTNTNRRDYSLIVGQSKALNGQLSYNASLPLNTNIEIYSFGIFGYRNSIASLFYRYPNSVNNVEEIYPTGFRPQAEASIYDKSAAIGIKGLVASWNVELSNTFGQNTFNNKTIHSLNASMGSNSPTSFQGGKLQFTQNVVNLDVSKKFDWLSDVNIAWGGEYRYERYQIIAGEETSYANYALGREVVNPDGSVSVIPDINGTIPIKFGPDGKTPLPGGAQGNAGFSPQNETDANRNSLAGYADVEINFSPSFLIDLAGRYEYFNDFGSTVNGKLAFRYKISDQITFRGSGSTGFRAPSLQQKNYSSTSSLYINGNMYEVGTFTNDSKVAKLLGIPSLKPEKSRSVSAGLTAKAGRFNFSLDGYFTRVIDRIIYTDLFSGDPNGSETDKEIYEILQKAGAQKARFFANAINTETKGLDAVISYHSSLGKGKLSVDLAGTISYTQQVGTINTSELLKGKEDIYFSNASKVYIENVIPNQKFNVSVTYSITKWNFFVRNNYFGGVTEPSSTLAFQQYYNPRWVTDASASYQINKAIKLTVGANNIFNTYPEKVDNAANSNSGQFVYSRYVSQFGFNGRYIFTRLNFDF, from the coding sequence ATGAAGAGAAATTTATTATCTGTAAAAACTGCCGGAATCATTCTATTTAGTTCAATAAGCAGTTTAATATCAGCTCAAACTATTATTAAAGGTAAAGTTCAGGATGAAAAACAATCAGGTATAGCTGAGGTTCGTATATCCGTATCGGGAATAGATAACTTAGATACCTATACTGACGAAAATGGAGAGTATAATTTAACACTTCCTAAAGGTAATTATACTTTAACTGCTATAACAGTTGACAATGATGAAACTTCGCAAAAAATCATCGTTGATAATGAGCCTTCTAAAAATGTTAATTTTATAATTAATACTCATCAAATAGATAATATTATTGTAATAGGAACCAGATCCAAGCCCAGAACTTTATTAGATTCTCCTACTCCTGTTGATATAATAGACATAAAAAAGGTTGCAGATAATGGTGCACAGGTTAACGTTAATCAAATATTGAACTATGTTGCTCCATCATTTACCTCTACTCCACAGTCATTAGGTGGAGGAACAGATATGACCGACCCCGCTTCATTGAGAGGGCTAGGTCCCGATCAGGTGCTAGTATTGGTAAATGGCAAAAGAAGATACAATTCTGCATTATTAAATGTAAACGGAACTTTCGGTAAAGGAACCGTGGGAACCGATTTAAATTCCATTCCTGTATCTGCAATAGAAAGAATTGAAATACTCAGGGATGCAGCAGCTGCGCAATATGGAAGTGATGCCGTAGCCGGAGTTATAAATATTGTATTAAAAAAATCAATAAATAAACTTAGTGCTAGTGTTACAGCCGGTCAATACCTAAGTAAAAATGATGCACAAGGAAAAACATCCCATGACGGTGAAAATATTCAGGTAGGTCTAAATTATGGTATCCCTCTGGGAAACGATGGAGGATATATTAATTTTTCCGCTTCTTATGATCAAAGAAATCCTACGGATAGAGGAGGAATATATAACGGAAGTATTTACAAAGATTATTCAAGTGGTACTGCCATAGACAAAACTGATGAATTTTTAGAATCTACCAATACAAATAGAAGAGATTACAGCTTAATTGTTGGACAATCCAAAGCCTTAAACGGTCAATTATCCTATAATGCTTCCCTTCCATTAAATACAAATATAGAAATTTATTCGTTTGGTATTTTCGGGTACAGAAACAGTATTGCTTCTCTTTTCTATCGATATCCCAATTCAGTTAACAATGTTGAGGAAATATATCCAACCGGATTCAGGCCTCAGGCTGAGGCAAGTATATATGATAAGTCTGCTGCAATAGGAATAAAAGGACTTGTTGCATCGTGGAATGTTGAGTTAAGTAATACCTTTGGACAAAACACATTTAACAATAAAACCATTCATTCATTAAATGCCTCGATGGGAAGTAATTCTCCGACCAGTTTTCAGGGAGGAAAATTACAATTTACTCAAAATGTCGTTAACCTGGATGTTTCGAAAAAATTTGATTGGCTTTCCGACGTTAATATTGCCTGGGGAGGAGAATACAGATATGAAAGATACCAAATTATTGCAGGAGAAGAAACATCTTATGCTAATTATGCATTAGGTCGTGAAGTGGTTAATCCAGATGGATCTGTTTCTGTAATTCCGGATATAAATGGAACAATTCCTATTAAATTCGGTCCTGACGGAAAAACTCCTTTGCCTGGAGGCGCACAAGGTAATGCCGGTTTTTCTCCCCAAAATGAAACTGATGCTAATAGAAATTCCCTAGCCGGATATGCAGATGTAGAAATTAATTTTTCTCCTTCATTTTTGATTGATCTTGCAGGGAGATATGAGTATTTTAATGATTTTGGTTCCACTGTAAATGGAAAACTAGCATTTAGATATAAAATTTCAGATCAAATAACATTCAGAGGATCCGGAAGTACCGGATTCAGAGCTCCTTCTCTGCAACAAAAAAATTATTCCAGTACCAGTTCATTATATATAAATGGTAACATGTATGAAGTGGGAACGTTTACTAATGATAGTAAAGTCGCTAAACTTCTGGGAATTCCAAGCCTGAAACCTGAAAAATCAAGGAGTGTAAGTGCCGGACTAACTGCGAAAGCTGGTAGGTTCAATTTTAGTTTAGATGGATATTTTACACGTGTAATTGATCGAATCATATATACCGATTTATTTAGTGGAGATCCAAACGGATCGGAAACAGATAAAGAAATTTATGAAATCTTGCAAAAAGCGGGGGCTCAAAAAGCTCGTTTCTTTGCCAATGCTATTAATACAGAAACTAAAGGTTTAGATGCTGTTATATCATATCATTCTTCGTTAGGTAAAGGAAAATTATCCGTTGATTTAGCCGGTACCATATCTTATACTCAACAAGTGGGTACTATTAATACATCTGAATTGTTGAAAGGTAAAGAGGATATTTATTTTAGTAACGCAAGTAAAGTTTATATTGAAAATGTAATACCTAATCAAAAGTTTAATGTTTCAGTGACTTATTCAATTACAAAATGGAATTTCTTTGTTAGAAATAATTATTTCGGAGGTGTCACTGAACCATCATCTACTCTGGCTTTTCAGCAGTATTATAATCCAAGATGGGTCACTGATGCATCAGCCAGTTATCAAATAAATAAAGCAATTAAATTAACAGTCGGAGCAAATAATATATTTAATACTTATCCTGAAAAAGTAGACAATGCGGCTAACAGCAATAGTGGTCAGTTCGTATATTCCAGATATGTAAGTCAGTTTGGCTTTAACGGACGTTATATCTTTACCCGTTTAAATTTTGATTTTTAA
- a CDS encoding peptidylprolyl isomerase: MLKKIMAVCLILTLINCKTLEIDKQTYDSLENGLYANIKTNKGDMLVKFYDKESPVTVANFIGLAEGKIPNDAKKAGVPFYDGIIFHRVIKDFMIQTGDPQGTGMGGPGYRFEDEKNDLKHSGTGILSMANSGPNTNGSQFFITEVPTPWLDGRHTIFGAVIKGLEVVNTIANSKTGAQDKPVETISMEKVSIITKGDEYKNYDAAHFFAENKDLISERNKKWQEEKDKLATTKLEELKSGMTQTPSGLFYKITENGNGSQAKAGDTVSVHYEGSLTNGNVFDSSFARNEPIEFPLGKGMVIQGWEEGIALLKEGDKAEFLIPPALGYGAQGAGGGVIPPNAWLLFKVELVKTK; encoded by the coding sequence ATGCTAAAAAAAATAATGGCCGTATGCCTAATATTAACTTTAATAAATTGTAAAACATTGGAAATAGACAAACAAACGTACGATAGTCTTGAAAACGGACTTTACGCAAACATTAAAACAAATAAGGGAGATATGCTGGTAAAATTCTATGATAAAGAATCTCCTGTGACAGTTGCTAATTTTATAGGTTTAGCTGAAGGTAAAATTCCAAACGATGCTAAAAAAGCAGGTGTTCCTTTTTATGATGGAATTATATTCCACCGTGTAATTAAAGACTTCATGATTCAAACAGGTGATCCTCAAGGTACTGGAATGGGAGGCCCCGGATATAGATTTGAGGATGAAAAAAACGATTTAAAGCATAGTGGAACAGGAATTTTGTCCATGGCTAATTCAGGACCTAATACTAATGGCAGCCAATTTTTTATCACAGAAGTTCCGACTCCATGGTTAGATGGACGTCATACAATCTTCGGTGCTGTTATTAAAGGTTTGGAAGTTGTCAACACAATTGCGAATTCAAAAACGGGTGCTCAAGATAAACCTGTTGAAACAATATCAATGGAAAAAGTATCCATTATTACTAAAGGTGATGAATATAAAAATTATGATGCTGCCCATTTTTTTGCTGAAAACAAAGATTTAATTTCTGAAAGAAATAAAAAGTGGCAGGAGGAGAAAGATAAACTTGCTACAACTAAACTTGAAGAACTTAAATCAGGTATGACGCAAACTCCATCAGGTTTATTTTATAAAATAACAGAAAATGGAAATGGTTCGCAAGCTAAAGCAGGGGATACAGTATCTGTTCATTATGAAGGATCTTTAACCAATGGAAATGTATTTGATTCATCTTTTGCCCGTAATGAACCTATTGAGTTTCCTTTAGGTAAAGGAATGGTTATTCAGGGTTGGGAAGAAGGAATTGCTTTATTAAAGGAAGGTGACAAAGCTGAATTTTTAATTCCTCCAGCTTTAGGCTATGGGGCACAGGGTGCCGGTGGAGGAGTAATACCTCCTAATGCATGGTTACTCTTTAAAGTTGAGTTAGTTAAAACAAAATAG
- the pheS gene encoding phenylalanine--tRNA ligase subunit alpha, translating into MIENIKNYLKEVESFVSAKPEEVEQFRIKYLGKKGILNDLFLKFKEVPNDEKKEFGKQVNDLKQLVTQKIESLKELTAGQKNTDIQLDLSRPGIPLNLGSRHPINIVKNKIINIFKKIGFTVADGPEIEDDWHNFTALNMSEYHPARDMQDTFFIEKNPDTVLRTHTSSVQIRYMEENEPPIRILSPGRVYRNEDISSRSHCMFHQIEGLYIDTNVSFADLKQTLQYFTTELFGKSEIRMRPSYFPFTEPSAEVDVYWGLETETDYRITKGTGWLEILGCGMVDPNVLKNVNIDPEKYSGFAFGMGIERIVMLMYQIGDIRMFTENDIRMLQQFSNEI; encoded by the coding sequence ATGATCGAAAATATTAAAAATTATTTGAAGGAAGTTGAAAGTTTTGTTTCGGCAAAACCAGAAGAGGTTGAACAATTTAGAATAAAATATTTAGGAAAAAAAGGGATTCTTAATGATCTTTTTTTAAAATTTAAAGAAGTTCCTAACGACGAAAAAAAAGAATTTGGTAAACAGGTAAACGATTTAAAACAACTGGTTACACAAAAAATCGAATCTCTTAAAGAATTGACAGCTGGCCAAAAAAATACAGACATTCAATTAGATTTATCCAGACCCGGAATACCTTTAAACTTAGGTAGCAGACATCCGATTAACATAGTTAAAAATAAAATTATAAATATTTTTAAAAAAATTGGTTTTACTGTAGCAGACGGACCCGAAATAGAAGATGACTGGCATAATTTTACAGCTCTAAATATGTCAGAATATCACCCTGCAAGAGATATGCAGGATACATTCTTTATTGAAAAAAATCCAGATACAGTTTTAAGAACTCACACCTCTTCGGTACAAATCAGATACATGGAAGAGAATGAACCTCCAATTCGTATTCTTTCTCCCGGAAGAGTTTATCGAAATGAAGATATTTCTTCACGTTCGCACTGTATGTTTCACCAGATTGAAGGATTATATATTGATACGAATGTTTCTTTTGCCGATCTAAAACAAACATTGCAATATTTTACAACTGAACTGTTCGGGAAATCCGAAATTAGGATGAGACCTTCTTATTTTCCATTTACTGAACCCAGTGCTGAGGTAGATGTTTATTGGGGATTGGAAACAGAAACAGATTACCGAATAACTAAAGGTACCGGATGGTTAGAGATTTTAGGATGTGGAATGGTTGATCCTAATGTTTTAAAAAATGTTAATATAGATCCGGAAAAATATAGTGGTTTTGCATTTGGTATGGGAATTGAAAGAATTGTAATGCTTATGTATCAAATTGGAGATATAAGAATGTTTACAGAAAATGACATAAGAATGTTGCAACAATTCAGCAATGAAATTTAA